AATCAATGATACATGTCACCTGGTTATATCTGTGTCGAAAAgctataggtaatttttttttattgatgtacTTGAAAATTGTTTGACAAATGGTGAAAGGACTTTAACAATACCTGGCATgttgttattaaatatattactcGCTTGGGTCACAGATAAATCGAAATCATCTGATAATTGTGAGAAAGTCctatttaacttaattttcattaaacataataaaatattgggcACAGTGATATCTGCatgctttttaattaaatcaatgataaaatatagatttttattaATACCTATGAAAAGTTTAGGCTTatcaattattttacttattgtactttgcaaatttattttttgaagttttttatgTTCATCTTGTAAGCTGCTGTCTGAAGTAGTTGTGGACATGCTTGTTTTAGATGGAGAATAGTCTTGTTCAACTGTTGACCCTGCTACTGATGGTGTACATGAAGTATTACTGTCACAGAATTCTTCTATAAAACTTAACTTTCTTGAAGCAGGTGGCTGAGACGTCGAtggttttataatgtttttagcCAAAGATTTTAAAGGCGATGTAGCAATtgatacatttaatttaattggcGAAGTTATTTTATCTCTACTTTGTAAATTGGTTTGAACCTGTCTACTTCTGATATGTGCCCTTTGGCAAACCTGAATTGCTTTATGTCTCTGGCTCGGCACTACTTGAGTGGCTTTGTGTTCCTGCATTTGGTTAATTTGAGTCGCTTTGTGTTCCTGTTTTTTGAGAACTTGAGAGGGTCCACCCCTTTCTGTTTGCAAACCTGAAATAAAtgcaatataatttttcatattttaaagtacatgtaggtatacataaacaagagtacataaattaatttgtgtgatccatatatattatttatatgtataagaaaatgttatgaatgttTGTGCCATTAATATTCACTACAGATCtgcttttataaatataatttactgttAATTTTAGTATGTGAAcacaacaattttttaaataaataatacatagtataaaaataaacagttaccTTCTGTATAAGATGACACTGCATTATTCTCTGCTTCTTTATGATCATGATAAGAACCCTCAGGTAAGGCTACTCTTTGCCTTTTAGCTTCAGTAGGATGTGATTCTTTTAAAATCTTATGTTTTCTATTCCAAGCAAACCTGGAGGGTATGCAATTAGGTTTCATTTTAATCCTTTTTACTGAAcccattattttatactttatataCTTTCCATGTCATGTTCCAACTGAAACGTaagaaaaataagttattaGCATCTTTACTACATAGATTTtataacctctaaatattatccacatttcccaaagtattgattcttgaagtagttaacctatcattaaagagtatatttcattagataggtaatgttaatacagttacttacatcaaagtgatctgtacaaaagtataaacgagatttatctgataacagtccgggatctcgtctcgcaacttttaaccaagtgtttctcatatttatatccactggtacttgaatccataatttgtctggtgtttttacactagtgttctcacattcagaaacaacacaccaacgatacggagcataattactcattattaaaattttcaatacatatcaaaatatgtattactgacagctgtagtttgtttactaacgtaatgacgtcatgaccaaaaaacaatcatggcgtccgttgtgtgccgcgttttcgcgaaatacgcgcgaaatttgaaattatgataaaacaattaatttattttcgtacataacgtggggaaaaaaaatatttttaattttttagagatatattaagactaaagaatttatttaagatatatttcaaaaatgcatgtaataccctattcttccaccgtaaaaagttttgagatcgcatagaagccaagtcctgttcaactatattcgtaataataaatcaatattttgtgactatatcaatagttttgttaacattacaataatattgtcttggccatgagcacaataaactataaatataatacagcatattaTCTGGAAGAGGTGAAAGTGTGGTGGCACGCAACCGCTAAGTTTGTCGGAGTCATGGCGAATGACTGGGGCTCGCGGAGCGCTCTGGATCGATTGACCTCGCGGCGGTCCGTACAGGAGCTGTACGCGTGGACAGTGTTTCCCAACTACGCGTAACACAGGAACGCGCTATCCGTACGCGCCTTTATATTACTATTGTAGTGTGCCTAATCAAGCAATGTGCCATAATTAGCTGTCTTAAAACTCTTAAAGTTTTCTAGTAAGTCTTAAAGTTTAGAGTATAACACCAAGCTCCACTGCTCTGCACGGAATACTGTGGAACGTACCATTGGTGTACTCAAAAACCGATGGCGGTGCTTAATCGGTCATAGGGTTCTTCACTATCATTCTGATGTAGCAGCCAAAATAATTAATGCTTGTTGTGTCTTACACAACATGTGTATCAATATCATTGAAATTGATTTTGATGAGAATACAGCAGAGCATCAGAATGATTACCTAACTGTCTCTTCCCAAGAGTGAACTAGCAGCACAGCTGTTGAACTAAGACAAGGCATCGAAAAGAGAAATATTTGAGTTCAGCAGTTGTGGTCATGCAGAAGGTAGATTAAAGGTATGATAcaattaaattcattaattatAAGTCTGATATAACTAACATGAGGcggaaaaatatatttggtaCGCAGCGGAACCTCTACCTCTAAATTTGCATTTTGTAATTTCAGCTAAAATGTCAAATCGTCCATCTTACAGGCAAGTAGAAGGTTTGGTGGAATTCCTGGAGCAAAATCCAGCAACAGCCAAAGGTTTGTTTCGGAAGAGTCAAGGGAAGCTAGAAACTAAGCGAAAATGGGCAAGCTTGGCAACTTCCTTGAATTTCCTTGGAGGAGCCAATAAAAATGGTCAAGGCTGGGCtaaggtaataaaaataacgaaTTAGACATTATTATCACTGTTATCTTGCAGTAGTTTCATTAACATTAATGCATGTTTAAGTATTGGGCTGAAAATAAATGTGGATTGAAGAAGCAGTGCTCACAACTATCATCTTCAATGAGGCGCACTGGTGGCGGGATAGCAGACAATTTGCCAACATTGTCTGCTCTAGATAATTTTGTATTGGTGGCAGTGATGGGTGGACAAGAATTTGCAAGAGGCGATTCAAGCTTGGCAGTCAATCCATTTCCTGAATTGGTATGTCCACTGAATTTTACACacccaattatttatttaatacatacagTTTTATGTATcaataatcataattttattgttttagaggACTGCTGTCTCACCGGTTGCTATAGACTCTTCTATTGTAAGCAACAACGAGGTGATGGAAATGCACTTTGAGCAACCGGTGCATGTTTCCCCTGTACCTGGCACGTCACACAGTGAAGTGATACCAGAAACCATAAGTAAGTCTTTACTCACATTTATAATgcccattttatatttttcttccctCTTCAAAGAGCATACTAAAAGAATCCTCTGTAATGCTGTATGCTTGTTTTTTACGCTAACAACTTTGCTGTTTAACACTAGTTGAGTAAATTACCgaggttatatatttttttatgtttcagtaCCTGAAACCACACCACTACCGGAGACTATTACGTCACGAAGGATACGCCGACGCCAGATTTCAACTCACAGAGGGGATACAATAACAATGGAACGTTTTGCGACTATGGCAGTACAGCGGGTTGAAACAGAATTGACAACCGCCCGAGCATTTGCTCAGTTGGCAGAACAAGTTGGGAATATGGCAAGGGCTTTGTCATCTGTCACTGATGCAATTACAGACTTGGTTAGAAAAATGCCAGACCCTAGCTCTTCTTGATATGTTTAAAACTAgtcaatttttcaaataggtttaatagtttcggagcctttattgCCTTTAGGtcaaataaacatcaaaattttTCTTCTTTACTATATTAGTATTGTAGTGTTCCTAATGGCGCATCCACACATGCCCGGCGGCATTTGCCGCATCTCAGCCGCGGCACGCGCGGCTTTTGGTTGCTGGCGGCAGTTTGCTTGCGGCTTCGATACGGAGTGGTTGTGTTATCGTATAATTTCATAGAAGTAAATAACGAAATGACAGAATTTAACTGAGATGATAGTGCAGTACTTTTATTAATAGAAAAGTATCAACAAAATGAACCATTGTGGAACCCAAGGCATATGGATTTCTAGAATCGCAAAAAAAGAAATGATGCTATTAGGGATATTGCTTCTGTGTTCAACATAGCATCATCAGAAATTGAGAGAAAACTGAAGAATTTATCCAGCCATTATTTTCGAGAAAAACGCAAATATGAAGAATCTAAAAGGAGTGGATCTGGACGGGAAGATGTTCAATTGCCGAAATGGTTTGCTTATAAGGCGTTATCATTTCTTAGTGACAAGAATGCACCGGTACCGACTCTGAACAGCCACGCACCTATTGTAAGTACccatcatatttttataatcaagTAGACTAGTTGGTCGCCCACTGATCGAAATTCGaccataattaatttaaaatacatatttcattaagtAATATTTTCGTAAATAGGGGTACAAAGATTTTTTCTCGCGTATTAATATTAGATACCTACTACCTACAACCCGGTAACAATATATAATACCACGGAGAGCGGACGAGCATACTCTCGTATTTGAACCTTATGCCTTATTCTATCATATACGTGCTACTCATCTACCTTTATAGTTTCCTTTCAAGTTCATAATGTCTACGGAAACAGCCGAAAATTCCTCTTCTAAGAAAATCTCGTTGAGCGAACAGTTTCCCATCAAGGTGCTCTGTGATTTTATTAGCCCTTATAAGGGAGAGCGCGAAACTTACCGCCTTTCTCACCAACTGCCAAAATGCCTTAGATTTAGCATCACCAAgtcaaatagttttattaaataaatatattctatcaCGCCTTGAAGGTAAAGCTCAGATTGCGtgctctaataaaatatttggggATTTTAATCAGTTGAAATGTTTTCTTAAGCAAAATTTCGGTGAGAGAAagcattataataatttgttgctAGATTTACAATCGTGCAGGCAAACAACAAACGAAACTGTTGCGCAATTTGCCCTGCGTGTAGAAAGCTGCCTCACCGATCTTCTATCAGAAATTTATAATTCTGAATCCCTAAAGAAAGATATATCCGGTCGCATCGCTATGACCGAAGATTTggcattatttacttttagtttagGATTAAATCCACGACTGAGTAATAATGTCAGATGTAGAAACCCAAAATCACTTAATGATGCTATCAACGTGGCTCTCGAGGAGGAAAAGATACAAAACCTCCTGTATAAAACATCTATTAAGCCTAAGTGTAGGATCTGTGGTAAACCCGGGCACTCGGATGCTGAATACCGGGAGAGACAAAAGCGCACGGGTCTACCATTTACTCCTTCGGGGCCTCAACCATCAACATCATTTTATAACTCGGGGTCCCAACTTTTCTGCAAATATTGCAAAAACAGAGGTCACGATATTACTCAATGCcgcaaaagaaaatataatagtgAACGGCGTAATACGTTTAATTCCGAGAATCGCGACCGTCCAGCTGCAAGCCAGTATTCACTTGAACTCTTTTGAAGAAGAGATCAATAAGATAGAAAATCCATCTCATTTTCATACTTATAGTACTCACTATTTGTGTTTAAGTTTATGTATTTCTATGTTAACcttgttttacattttatataagaGTCGTAAGTTACTTTGTCGTACTAGTGCCCCATGTTGCATTCAAATATTTAACCAatgtaataatacaaaaaataactcgATTCCAACTTCTCAAACTGTATTTCATGATGATACAATAGCACCCGTCAATAAGGTCGAGTCAGAGTCTATAGAAGACTTCTATAGAAGACGAGTGACGCCAACCCCTATTAAAAGGAATATTCTGTTTGGCAGGACTCACGATAACTAATTTGCAATGAATGCACATGGTTTGTAATCAAgttataattttctttctttccataTCTTTGATGTatctagattttaataattgctCTTATTAATCaataatgtttaattgtttaagttctTCTATTATTAACTCTAATCTTGATTTCCTTGTATCttaaataatgatgaaatgtagttaataattattattttagagtaACTTTTCTTTCCTTAACAGTTGTATTCGTGTCTTTTAAAattagttgttatttttattgttttaaatatgtttttttgtttattgtaatgTCCGACGTAAATCCACTTTAGCATACGCGATTTAACATACATCAATCCTGACATCTCTCATCACTTTGAGATGTGATGATCGATCTTAACGGGGGGGTTGTTATATCGAAATAACCCCtgcttcaaatataaaataaattgctgaGTTTCCCATTGCATTGACGTCAATGCAATAGGAAAccgatgttattttaattagcgATACcaatatttctttagttttggaTTGGACTTCCGTCGGGCAACTTTCTTTCTATTTTCTTGTAattctaattatttttcaatacatttttattttagtcaattaaatagtttttttttaaaccattttccgacccacttttttttttttttttttttttatcgacgtaaaatcatcaaatgacccctcccgctgtgggttagcagcggtgagggagtgtcagactcttactgactaaaatcgtcgtgttccgtcataggccttttatgtaccagggccgcggtatctctttcgaacaacccgcagccccggcaggcccgcagccccggcaggcttttcCGACCCACTCCGTAACAGTTCCGTACCATTAtatataaaacggacaaaaaaatcacgtttgttgtatgggagcccccaaaatatttatttaattctagttttcagtttatttgtatttgtagtttatacatatctgtttatttatttaatttgttgttatagcggcaacaaaaatacatcttctgtgaaaatttcagctctctaactatcacggttcatgagatacagcctggcgacagaaggacggacggacggacggacggaggagcgaaTACAATAGAACCCTAAAAAGGATTTGCCTCTTAGGCGTCGATTTATGACGCTATGAGAACtgatcatttcatttcatttcatttcatttattcaGAACAACATTACATTGTGTAGAACATACAACTTACAACTAATAGTTAAAATGATGTTACAATTTAATTCCCTGACACAGTTATAATTGTAAGAAATCTGACACAGAGTACAAAcatttttctaacaaaaatGCCTTTAATTCCTTCTTAAATGAATTAGGgctataaattaatagtttgaGATTAGTTGGTAGCCTATTAAACAATTCCACTGCTTGGTACCCGGAGCAATGCTTAGCTATATTAAAATTCGGAGCTATCTTGTGCTTGAAGGTTTTCCTTCTTGTACTTTCTCGTATCTTTCTTTCCTCTTGTGATTCAAACTGATGAATATACTTAGCAAAGTGACTTAAGGTAGTTAATATATATAAACTTGGAACtgttagtatttttaatactttaaagTGTTCTTTGCATGACTCTGTCTGTGCGATCCTAACAATAGTCCTTATGGCACGTTTTTGCAAGACAAACGCTCTcagattaattattttgtttacatttaaatgtGCCATTAGtctatgtttaattaatttttcaaacactggtactggtactGACACTGGATCAGAATACTGGTATCAATTACGGAACACGCAAGATATGGAACGGCGCGTGCACAGTTGAAATATAAGTAGACATCTACGAAATTCCCTACAAGCGTTCGAAACCCCACGCACACATAAACATGCTCCGACACGAGCCGCCGTAAGCGAAAATCACAGTGCTGTCAATAACTCGAGtcaatattaaaaacataaaaaactgTGGCACGTGCACTCGGTTGGTCGCCGGGCGATCTTGTTTTTTATTGGTCTATTCAAGGTCGGTCAGGAGGCGGGGCTTGAGAGCTTCTAATTTTTAAGTGCAAGTTAAAATTTACCTTATGGTGGTCAGGCATTTCTGCAGACAATTGTACATACATTTCTGAATATAATAATTCAATTACATCTCCAGGAACATCTCAAGCAAGTGAAGAAACTGAATACGATATCTCTCTTAAATAATGTctaaacttaaaattatgacAATTGCTGATTATTTGTGAGTTGATTACTaattaaacaaaccaaaaaaactGTTATATTCTTATTACTTAACTATATTTATGTAGTTACCTTAAAGTAATTCCCAGCATTTCTACTGGTTCCACTGGATTCCTCATATTAGTATAGTTTTTTCGTATGTGTGGTTCTTAGGACTTCAATAAACATTCGAAGCTGGATACGCTCAttctaaaaaaattataaaacttctTTTCGTCTAATAGCAACTCCCGATATTCTACCAAAAAAAACTGTTCATCACGATTTCTTAATGAAATGAAAGGACAGATCCAGTACCGTCTTGTGATCTTGCGTCGATTTCGGCGGTGACGTAGTAATAGGAGCAACGCTAGACGTCTTTTCCGATCCATGATTTGCTATAGACTGACTgcgatattttttcaaaatgctTGCCGCAACTGAGCGTCGCCGCTGCGCCGACGGAACGTTAAGACTGCGTCATAGTAACGCTGCGATGGCGCAGCGCCCGTGTGGCCGGCTATGCGTCAAAATATTTGCGTTGCGTACGACGCAACGCAACGCAACGCGCCGTGTGGACTGGCTCTAAGGCGCGGTACAGCGCTTTGGCTAAGCTATAGGAAAGTACCACGTCTGTGATCGGCGAGTTATAGAAGTGGGGCAGAGGCGTGCGCGCGCGACGGCGCGGCGACTTCCTAAGTTAGAGTGAGTTTCGTTCGATGATAACCCGCGTCCCGCACCGCGCGCCTCCTCTACCGCGCTCCTCGGCCCGCGCGTCTGGTTTAAATCGTTGCAGTGTTTTGTTTAGTTGctttaggcatcgttcagaccaaacgtattgtcggccgcaatacactcgagaaagaaacttcaatgaggacagacgtgacacgtgacacctcgcgatgttcgacaccgaaaagtttattgcagaagtacattctagagaatgtatttggaatgcgaattcagaagaatttagtgatagaaacttacgaagatgcgcttgggaagacatagcatctgttatgtatgaagattggggggttcaaatactgagctcttttatgtgtagaatagtcagccgctcagcgtacgcatctagtgtgaacctacacaagcctattcttttgttcacacatgtagcgcatcgtacgctatagcttattgtcggcttggtgagtacgcgtactgcagattgagtcgacgttcatactggggcagacagtgagtatactcacagtcagcggcggacaatacgtttggtgtgaacaatcccttagagAACAACGTACGTTGCGCTTTACCTTGCGCTGCGCACTGTCCTGTAATTTGAAGTTTAGTTTATTGCCAGTATTTTGCTAAAAAGTCATGCCAAAAAGAAAGTGTTTGTTTTCTGACGATTATACTAAAGAGTGGTAATTCATTAAAAGAGGAAAAAATGATTATGAAGCCTTGTGTTCTATTTGCGGCTTACATATATCTGTTAGTCATGGCGGTAAGTCAAGTATCAAAGACCatattcaaagtaaaaatcacACGACGAAATTATCTGTTGCGTCAACTTCTAAAGATATATCCaatgatattataaaactagATACGTTGTCCGCACTCTAAAATGACAACATGAAATGAAGCCAATTAGCCACATCGCGCTTAGTTACGCACCAACCAGTCGCATGACGGGACGTTTGTTTTGAATCTATATCGTGTGTGTAAATCTGTGCAAAACATCAAGAAAACATGCTTTCGTGTGTTTTCAGACGATGTACAAATTATACCCCAAATGTTAAAGACAAAAATGTATCATTTCATGCGTAAGTTCACAaaactacttatttttattttattttttcgacGCCGCCGCGTAATGGCGGCCGGCGCATGAAGTTAGTAGTCACGTGCCGTTAGGGGAGGTTGGGACACTATTACGCTAGTGTTTTTTGGTTGATAGAATTTATActattatttgaatataatatgtacttgtaatgttatgaatattaattatagTTTTCCTTTTCATTTTAGATTGCCTAAAGATGGGCTACTAAAAGAAAAGTGGCTTAACATAATAAGGGTTCAAAGACGTGAAAACGATTAGTTACCAACGCCCTATACTAAAGTTTGCTCGGAGCATTTCTCAGCTAGCGATATACAGGGTGGTCAAAAAGTCGTGGATCAAACGAAACAGGAAGATAAAGGAggtaatttttaacaaaaaatctttcTCTAGCAAGGCCAGAACTTCATTGCACAGAAAgatatgaattatttttgtttttttcatgaaactaccaagattttttacaattaaatcagtaaaaatttaaattgattaaaaacaataaaacaaaaggtgTTGTATTATGACTCGATTATGTATCAATACTACAAAAATTGTTTTGCAACTCTTGGTATCAAGCTTAAAGAGGAATGATTGTTTTTCCGTAAATTTTGAAGCATTTCAAAAAATTACTTCTCACTTTAAAAGcaccatttgaaaaaaaatgtattacggAAAAATGACcctgttttaaaaaaacttgctGGTTTAATGCTGATTCAAATGAGGTATAACACTTTAGTCTTTGATCTTTAGTTTTGGTTTTATGGTcgttttttcattaaattagtcttattattaaatttattagtTTATCATAAACTGCTAGTTTTTTGTACGTTGGAACGCTAGAACTGTTCTGTTCTTGTCACACTTAGGATTTATGACATGGACAGACACTCTTTCACACTATTAACCATTTAATCGTTTTTTTAAGCATTCATTCGTTCAGGTAACGATTTATCTTTTCTAGGAAACAAAAGGTTCATGACAAGTCGGTGAAAACAGCCTTTACAAAGAAATTGTGCCTCTCTTTCACACTAATCATTTAACCCTTTGTCGAAAAAGGTCAGAACGCTCATCTTGACTCAGGTAGTAGAAGGTGGAGCAAAGCGAGGGGGTGGAAGCGCGTGAGCATCTTTCTTTGTTTAGTTTCTCACTCACTTTCTGCCTGTGACGTGTGACACGTATAATTTTGTGATTTATTGTGACCCGCGCTTATTTTTGGACTTGTGATCGATTGCCTACCTGTGACCTACGCTTCGTTTATGGACTTGTGATAGGTTAACTATCTGTGACCTGCGCTGTGTGAATCGGATTTTGTGATCGCTGCGGATTGCCTGGATAAGCGAAAGATGGCTGCTGCGAGGAGAGCATACACCCAACGGGAGTATGCAGAAATGCATTACCTCTATGGTTTTTGCGACGGCAATGCTCGGGCTGCGGCCAGAGAATATCGACAACGCTACTCTAACCGAGACCGTTTCCCGGACTACAGGGTCTTTATGCGCGTGCATAATGCGTACATGGAGGGAACCTTACCCGGGGAGCATGCTGCTAGAACAGGTAGACCAGTAGTACGATTTGACAATGAAGAGCAAATACTGAGACAGTTAAGATTGAACCCTGGTATTAGCCAACGCCAAATATCAAGAAATCTCGGGATACCACGATCAACGGTCCAgcttatcattaaaaaaaataattatcacgCATACCACGTGCAAAGGGTGCAAGCTTTACTGCCAGCCGACTATGAACCTAGAGTGAGGTTTTGCAGAGAAATGCTTAGAAGACACAGAGAGGATCCGCAGTTCTTCAACAAAGTTTTATGGACTGATGAGTCAAATTTTAGAAGAATGGGAATTTTTAACATCCACAATTTACACTTCTACTCCAGAGTGAACCCACGTATAATCAGAAATGATAGATTCCAGCACCTGTTTGGTATAAACATGTGGGCTGGAATAATTGACCAGCAGCTTGTACTGCATGAAATGCCACCAAGGCTGAACGGTGCTGAGTATttgcattttttacaaaataatttgaacCAAATTCTGAACGAAGCTGAGATTCCTGAAGATAGAGTGGCAGAAATGTGGTTGCAGCAAGACGGCGCCCTGCCTCATTACGCTAGAGCAGTTCGAGGACATTTGAACGAGCGCTTCCCTAACCGGTGGA
The Helicoverpa zea isolate HzStark_Cry1AcR chromosome 13, ilHelZeax1.1, whole genome shotgun sequence DNA segment above includes these coding regions:
- the LOC124635710 gene encoding uncharacterized protein LOC124635710; its protein translation is MGSVKRIKMKPNCIPSRFAWNRKHKILKESHPTEAKRQRVALPEGSYHDHKEAENNAVSSYTEGLQTERGGPSQVLKKQEHKATQINQMQEHKATQVVPSQRHKAIQVCQRAHIRSRQVQTNLQSRDKITSPIKLNVSIATSPLKSLAKNIIKPSTSQPPASRKLSFIEEFCDSNTSCTPSVAGSTVEQDYSPSKTSMSTTTSDSSLQDEHKKLQKINLQSTISKIIDKPKLFIGINKNLYFIIDLIKKHADITVPNILLCLMKIKLNRTFSQLSDDFDLSVTQASNIFNNNMPGIVKVLSPFVKQFSSTSIKKNYL
- the LOC124635871 gene encoding uncharacterized protein LOC124635871, whose product is MFKYWAENKCGLKKQCSQLSSSMRRTGGGIADNLPTLSALDNFVLVAVMGGQEFARGDSSLAVNPFPELRTAVSPVAIDSSIVSNNEVMEMHFEQPVHVSPVPGTSHSEVIPETIIPETTPLPETITSRRIRRRQISTHRGDTITMERFATMAVQRVETELTTARAFAQLAEQVGNMARALSSVTDAITDLVRKMPDPSSS